From a single Lolium rigidum isolate FL_2022 chromosome 7, APGP_CSIRO_Lrig_0.1, whole genome shotgun sequence genomic region:
- the LOC124670721 gene encoding ethylene-responsive transcription factor FZP-like: protein MSTRSSSSGSGGGQTSQMMAFSEHSLPKPILGQPLPQPSPPSSPSERPAARGRRRTQEPGRFLGVRRRPWGRYAAEIRDPTTKERHWLGTFDTAQEAALAYDRAALSMKGAQARTNFVYAHTAYNNYPPFLAPFHHAQQPTYASSTNMQYGGQQHVSAGAPHIGSYHSHGGGYQAGLAAGAGECSMPVASADHASPMDIRHSHSGHDFLFPSADDNSGYLSSVVPESCLRPRGGDMQQDARRYSVSDADAYGMGLREDVDDLAQMVAGFWGGSEAAYGGFVPTNGGSHDMVASSQGSDTGYSPFSFLSH, encoded by the coding sequence ATGAGCactcgcagcagcagcagcggtagTGGCGGCGGCCAGACCTCCCAGATGATGGCGTTCTCGGAGCATTCGCTGCCGAAGCCGATCTTGGGCCAGCCGCTACCTCAGCCGTCGCCACCATCATCGCCGAGCGAGAGGCCGGCTGCGCGTGGCCGGCGGCGCACGCAGGAGCCGGGGCGGTTCCTGGGCGTGCGGCGGCGTCCGTGGGGCCGGTACGCGGCGGAGATACGCGACCCGACGACGAAGGAGCGTCACTGGCTTGGCACCTTCGACACGGCGCAGGAGGCCGCCCTAGCCTACGACCGTGCCGCGCTCTCCATGAAGGGCGCCCAGGCGCGCACCAACTTCGTCTACGCGCACACCGCCTACAACAACTACCCGCCCTTCCTCGCGCCGTTCCACCACGCGCAGCAGCCCACATATGCGTCCTCGACGAACATGCAGTACGGCGGCCAGCAGCACGTAAGCGCGGGGGCGCCGCACATTGGCTCGTACCACAGCCACGGCGGCGGCTACCAGGCGGGTCTTGCCGCCGGCGCTGGCGAGTGCTCCATGCCGGTGGCTAGCGCCGATCATGCCAGCCCGATGGACATACGTCACAGTCACAGCGGACACGACTTCCTCTTCCCCAGCGCGGACGACAACTCCGGGTACCTGAGCAGCGTGGTGCCGGAGAGCTGCCTCCGTCCTCGGGGCGGCGACATGCAGCAGGACGCGCGGCGGTACTCCGTGTCCGACGCCGACGCCTACGGGATGGGCCTCCGGGAGGACGTGGATGACCTGGCACAGATGGTGGCCGGGTTTTGGGGCGGTTCCGAAGCGGCGTACGGCGGGTTCGTCCCCACGAACGGTGGCAGCCACGACATGGTCGCCTCATCGCAGGGCTCGGACACCGGCTACTCCCCCTTCAGCTTCCTCTCCCACTGA